A genomic segment from Methanoplanus limicola DSM 2279 encodes:
- a CDS encoding NADH-quinone oxidoreductase subunit H, protein MSLTQFIFDNPWIGILLFIVLSPFVGGIIFGLDRIITARMQGRVGPPVLQPIYDILKLFEKEKMVVHESQNFWIFGYLVFIIITGALFFAGSDILLVIFALTLAHVFLILGAFSSGSPYAHIGAERELIQLMAVEPMIIIAAVGFYEVTKSFNTSDILTFADPLILTLPGIFIGCIYILTVKLRKSPFDISTSHHAHQELVKGLNTEFAGSTLAMVELAHLYETVFLLGFLFLFFGMAAPIVGIIVIAIIYLLEIFVDNATARVKWGFMFKSCWIITAVAGVLNLMALYII, encoded by the coding sequence GTGAGCCTCACTCAGTTTATATTTGATAATCCGTGGATTGGCATTCTGCTGTTCATTGTACTCTCACCTTTTGTCGGAGGTATCATATTCGGACTTGACAGAATAATAACTGCAAGAATGCAGGGCAGAGTAGGGCCGCCTGTGCTTCAGCCCATATACGATATTCTCAAGCTTTTTGAGAAAGAGAAGATGGTTGTGCATGAATCACAGAATTTCTGGATATTTGGTTATCTTGTATTCATCATTATTACTGGTGCGCTCTTCTTTGCCGGAAGCGACATTCTTCTGGTGATATTTGCGCTCACCCTGGCCCATGTATTCCTGATACTTGGTGCGTTCTCGTCCGGATCTCCATATGCACATATAGGTGCCGAGCGTGAACTGATTCAGCTTATGGCTGTTGAGCCTATGATCATCATCGCGGCTGTCGGATTTTATGAAGTCACAAAATCGTTCAACACATCTGATATCCTGACTTTCGCAGATCCGCTGATTCTGACACTTCCGGGTATATTCATCGGATGCATCTATATCCTGACAGTAAAGCTGAGGAAATCTCCGTTTGATATTTCCACATCACATCATGCCCATCAGGAGCTTGTAAAAGGATTAAATACTGAATTTGCCGGGTCAACACTTGCAATGGTTGAGCTTGCCCATCTGTATGAAACGGTATTTCTCCTGGGTTTCCTGTTCCTCTTCTTTGGAATGGCTGCCCCGATAGTCGGAATTATCGTTATTGCAATAATATATCTCTTAGAGATATTTGTTGACAATGCAACGGCAAGGGTGAAATGGGGCTTTATGTTTAAAAGCTGCTGGATTATCACTGCTGTGGCCGGAGTACTGAACCTTATGGCTCTGTATATCATCTGA
- a CDS encoding NADH-quinone oxidoreductase subunit C: MTIEDQLLRDISVEELPGEVKKKSDDGYRLVQIGCTKIDDIFEINYSFEKDYRFENLRITISGDTVVPSISDSYWGSFIYENEMHDLYDIKVKGMNVDFNGYLFKTSIPHPFNDNITVKKVPSKKKNNGGGE; encoded by the coding sequence ATGACGATTGAAGATCAGTTATTGAGAGATATTTCAGTAGAGGAACTTCCGGGTGAGGTGAAGAAGAAGTCTGATGACGGCTATCGCCTTGTCCAGATTGGCTGTACAAAGATAGATGATATTTTTGAGATTAATTACTCCTTTGAAAAGGATTACAGGTTTGAAAACCTGAGAATTACAATATCAGGAGATACTGTTGTTCCAAGTATTTCAGATTCTTACTGGGGTTCTTTCATCTATGAAAATGAGATGCATGATCTCTATGATATAAAAGTTAAAGGTATGAATGTTGACTTTAACGGCTATCTCTTTAAGACCAGTATTCCTCATCCTTTCAATGATAATATTACAGTGAAAAAAGTTCCTTCAAAGAAGAAAAATAACGGAGGCGGAGAATAA
- a CDS encoding NADH-quinone oxidoreductase subunit B family protein, which translates to MAYITKSPWIIHYDASSCNGCDIEVLACLTPLYDIERFGIINTGNPKHADVFLVTGGVNEQNKPVIKNIYDQMPKPNVVVAIGVCALSGGVFHDCYNLAGGVDKLIPVDVYVPGCAARPEAIIDGVVKALGILEKKKEDMKNAGGQ; encoded by the coding sequence ATGGCATATATTACAAAATCCCCGTGGATAATACACTATGATGCATCGAGCTGTAATGGCTGTGACATTGAGGTACTTGCATGCCTGACACCTCTCTATGATATAGAGAGGTTTGGTATCATCAATACAGGAAATCCAAAGCATGCTGATGTTTTCCTGGTTACCGGTGGTGTAAACGAACAGAATAAGCCGGTTATAAAAAATATCTATGACCAGATGCCAAAACCAAACGTTGTTGTGGCAATCGGTGTCTGTGCACTCTCCGGAGGAGTGTTCCACGACTGCTATAATCTTGCCGGAGGTGTGGACAAACTGATTCCTGTGGATGTTTATGTCCCCGGATGTGCTGCCAGACCTGAGGCAATTATTGACGGTGTTGTGAAGGCTCTGGGTATTCTTGAGAAGAAGAAGGAAGATATGAAGAATGCAGGGGGGCAATAA